Proteins from a genomic interval of Tenacibaculum sp. SZ-18:
- a CDS encoding leucine-rich repeat domain-containing protein: protein MKILKIQFSDNISSKLPENIGNLQHLKKLHILNTYFKEFPKWIFKLKKLENLMLRGNEIDTIPPEIKLLKHLKHFRFENTNLNNTPIEIRELKKLETLSFADNFKLKNFNESIINGNLKMLALTPSSIERKVIDKLKKEYPNLKIGKRYFK, encoded by the coding sequence TTGAAAATTTTAAAAATTCAATTTTCAGATAATATATCTTCTAAGTTACCTGAAAATATTGGAAATTTACAGCATTTAAAAAAATTACATATTCTTAACACTTATTTCAAAGAGTTTCCTAAATGGATTTTTAAACTTAAAAAACTGGAAAACTTAATGTTAAGAGGAAATGAAATTGATACAATTCCACCTGAAATTAAACTCTTGAAACATTTGAAACATTTCAGGTTTGAAAATACTAATCTGAATAATACACCTATTGAAATAAGGGAATTAAAAAAACTTGAAACTCTATCATTTGCTGACAACTTTAAACTAAAAAATTTCAATGAAAGTATAATAAATGGAAACCTTAAAATGTTAGCTTTGACACCAAGTAGTATAGAAAGAAAAGTTATCGATAAATTAAAAAAGGAATATCCTAATTTAAAAATTGGAAAAAGATATTTTAAATAA
- a CDS encoding PepSY domain-containing protein, whose amino-acid sequence MEVLFHFIFQLIKIGILASVYSFILIGILLIVGKFKPNDYLKRVKSEKKKYWFSFGFLISIGLFIFSFTYWGNHGLGDGPMIPIGHWETIENTNWNEYGYLKGQKTSDGYDIETTRFKVVNDKLCGNLESWFYQFQNSYFVLNLKTDKIVEFKTESEFNEYAENNKLPKSNELLSFEENYRNRWGGIRFFLLP is encoded by the coding sequence ATGGAAGTACTTTTTCACTTCATATTTCAGTTAATTAAAATAGGAATTCTCGCATCAGTTTATTCGTTTATTTTAATTGGAATTCTATTAATTGTTGGAAAATTTAAACCGAATGATTATCTGAAAAGGGTAAAATCGGAAAAGAAAAAATATTGGTTTTCTTTTGGTTTCTTAATCTCAATCGGGCTTTTCATTTTTTCTTTTACTTATTGGGGAAATCACGGACTTGGAGATGGACCAATGATTCCAATTGGACATTGGGAAACGATTGAAAACACGAATTGGAATGAATACGGATACCTAAAAGGACAAAAGACCAGCGATGGATATGACATTGAAACCACACGATTCAAAGTTGTAAATGATAAGTTGTGTGGTAATTTAGAAAGTTGGTTCTATCAATTTCAGAACTCATATTTTGTGTTAAACTTGAAAACGGACAAAATAGTTGAATTCAAAACCGAATCTGAATTTAATGAGTATGCAGAGAATAATAAACTACCAAAATCAAATGAACTTTTGAGTTTTGAAGAGAATTATAGAAACCGTTGGGGTGGAATAAGATTTTTTCTTCTGCCATAA
- a CDS encoding helix-turn-helix domain-containing protein — METKNLGQKLKELRAIRGMSQEYLAEESKVSLRTIQRIENNESEPTGETVKRIANALDVQLTELTGSDLVAETNDLKATIIFLKKQLSKTNEKSEIKTFEKFIAILQSLKEKDLSPEQIDGIESYIQFLELEKIPSFSNEMFKQKLTKFKKYLKNKLHFVPNNYYTTWTASFGLSFAAGFAVQNNLDNSIKIGVVSVALVIIGIGIIMDIRMKRQERTFSF; from the coding sequence ATGGAAACAAAAAATTTAGGACAAAAATTAAAAGAATTAAGAGCAATCAGAGGAATGTCTCAAGAATATTTGGCAGAAGAGTCAAAAGTAAGTTTAAGAACAATCCAAAGAATTGAGAATAATGAATCCGAACCTACTGGAGAAACAGTTAAAAGAATAGCCAATGCTTTAGATGTGCAATTAACAGAACTGACTGGTTCTGATTTAGTCGCTGAAACAAACGATTTAAAAGCAACTATAATATTTCTAAAAAAACAGCTTTCGAAAACCAACGAAAAATCAGAAATCAAGACGTTTGAAAAATTCATAGCTATTTTACAGAGCCTAAAAGAAAAGGATTTGAGTCCTGAACAAATTGATGGAATTGAAAGCTACATTCAATTTCTGGAACTTGAAAAAATACCTTCATTTAGCAACGAAATGTTTAAACAGAAACTGACTAAATTTAAAAAGTACCTCAAAAACAAATTACATTTCGTTCCAAATAATTATTACACAACTTGGACAGCTAGTTTTGGACTTTCGTTTGCTGCTGGTTTTGCTGTTCAAAATAATTTAGATAATAGCATTAAGATTGGAGTAGTTTCAGTTGCTTTAGTAATAATTGGAATTGGAATAATAATGGATATTAGAATGAAAAGACAGGAACGTACATTTAGTTTCTAA
- a CDS encoding leucine-rich repeat domain-containing protein, with translation MKKTTLNKTNYILILLLTFTNLSIGQSLESIFKKEYSDFKNNPNLEKLEDSLNIKLNSLDKVLKYGEYSSQKNLTFFESRIRELSKKHFSDGTGLILTWGTNGNCGRYGEWFDGLTSKYGFKYGSVNCSCIVGNIPELVDSYNKYSTEFLNQKNGKSWEKKLESEILNKKRKVEFDFTTQEIEELTELHLEVRELVEYPKQIKQFYNLEILYFNINSLSKIDESICQLKKLKTLGLHSNNFKKFPKEITCLKNLEYLGIDLNKLKNIPSEIGQLKNLKKLVISQNQIKVLPIEFNQLESLEWFDIRANELSDLPIGFENLKNLKTLILWENKFETIPSSVYKMKGLETIFIKWGNNISEQDISELQKALPNTKIK, from the coding sequence TTGAAAAAAACGACATTGAATAAGACAAACTACATACTAATTCTTCTTTTGACTTTTACTAATCTATCAATTGGACAAAGTTTAGAAAGCATTTTTAAAAAGGAATATTCCGATTTCAAGAATAATCCAAACCTTGAAAAGCTTGAGGATAGCTTAAATATAAAGTTAAATTCATTAGATAAAGTGCTTAAATATGGAGAGTATAGTTCGCAGAAAAACTTAACCTTTTTTGAGTCGAGAATTCGTGAATTGTCAAAGAAACATTTTTCTGATGGAACAGGTTTAATTCTAACTTGGGGAACGAATGGTAATTGTGGTAGATATGGGGAATGGTTTGATGGATTGACATCAAAGTATGGATTTAAATATGGAAGTGTAAACTGTTCTTGTATTGTAGGCAATATCCCAGAATTAGTTGATAGCTATAATAAGTATTCAACAGAATTTTTAAATCAAAAAAACGGTAAGTCTTGGGAGAAAAAATTAGAAAGTGAAATACTAAATAAAAAAAGGAAAGTTGAGTTTGATTTTACCACACAGGAAATTGAAGAATTAACAGAACTACATCTCGAAGTCAGAGAATTGGTTGAATATCCAAAACAGATAAAGCAATTTTATAATCTCGAGATTTTGTATTTCAATATTAATAGTTTGTCAAAAATCGATGAATCCATTTGTCAACTAAAAAAGCTAAAGACTTTAGGATTGCATAGCAACAATTTCAAGAAGTTTCCAAAGGAAATTACTTGCCTAAAAAATCTGGAATATTTGGGAATAGATTTGAATAAACTTAAAAATATCCCTTCAGAAATAGGTCAATTAAAAAATTTGAAAAAGTTAGTAATCTCACAGAATCAGATAAAAGTACTTCCAATTGAATTTAATCAATTAGAAAGTTTAGAATGGTTTGATATTAGAGCAAATGAACTGTCTGATTTGCCAATAGGTTTTGAAAATTTGAAAAACCTTAAAACCCTAATTTTATGGGAAAATAAGTTTGAGACTATTCCAAGTTCAGTTTATAAGATGAAAGGCTTGGAAACAATTTTTATAAAATGGGGAAATAATATTTCAGAACAAGATATTTCTGAATTACAAAAAGCATTACCTAACACGAAAATCAAATAA